Proteins encoded in a region of the Drosophila sechellia strain sech25 chromosome 2L, ASM438219v1, whole genome shotgun sequence genome:
- the LOC6611538 gene encoding dedicator of cytokinesis protein 11 isoform X10 yields MERKFTRGLNKLGSAVQMRENVSQLVRESAVLMNCTGRYQRSPSIANKPLVVEPIDFEAFIAKNKTVIQNDPQRELLICPTDDVSEIIMPRKQRTNAKSVADRFDPPNEAIVCPLHGPSMITNGNGHSQVSRQGSIQSNGSHHNGNGNGHTSSSSSSSLSNSNGHGQLSRKSSQCSNGSSSHKDSSYESALSSITLRSNLAQPEEVDEFADDGNGEDLVDGQPHGSRAECTRFTRQALYTYRAKNHLIHYKYNAYGGNCHDLPSISPAEELVEEVYEIDADQDRIDEQMTRSQADTITKQGYLLKGPDSASDRMFANIGNKSFKRRYCYLRQEIDGTYILELHKDEKQGEAKATIVMDFCTDVVQNPKRGRFCFELRMTTGHKSFTLAAENEQDFKDWLSKISSVLAQNRAQEEKRNASLERHPSIGSNPSPQLQPPAMDPPTFGTLKGLDQSLHPQLMKYGRETDHSIALARREQRRRLFACYQSPVKGSGSDNVEQYREHFGTRLLLTCHNLRFRLQCIPQDEGSAGGVEQQVEPYITSLALFDAKANRKLSENFYFNVNEQWAAQLLPNTPVPSSVAGCGVPRKSAEGDERSSACQAPHSLFDGVSAELLRSNRQQFQQMRQCLLSVTAPHADIYLVVRIEKILQSGIAQVAEPYLKAGKDPKLGQKVYKAAKSYAQHIGHYRQPFAWAARPLFKQYSHELDVDPKREFEFSPIYRQEIPKLKDEELLKLLVDYRKPEKLSKLTIIPGSLKMQMQFLDQTTPCSLSKSLAPLSTFSPSSKQPPTVEVAEFQSQSERDAHPYTSFCNHLYVYPLSLQFDSQKLFSRARNITVVVELRDGDGEYSKPLKCIYGRPGQDLLVSQIACPVLHHNVTPTWYEEIKLRLPLGLFPEHHLLFSFYHVSCNLSKKRDAHAAFETPIGYAWLPLLQKNRICLEEQQLPVAATLPVGYLSIQPLGWGKGQNCGPDIQWIDNQRNLYTVGLRMDSTVLTADQHLHNFFGHCERLLEGGKTGAVPAETETCKILKAAHAIDMNSLINYLPTVLNELFTLLVHTQSEEIGLNVIRLITNIIHLISDQAKRSDLLGAYVKYVFHAPYYSQQTARQRTVHGELCKHLPYLLNPSNPDFLIVNKFMRYSSIFFDLIIKSMAQHLLTTGRIRMLRNERFPKEYGDRVEQLIKALMPYITTRFEDLSEETHLLNRSLAKFVRQCLSYMDRGFVFRLIRCYMAEFSPGNPRILHEYKFNFLQEICQHEHYVPLNLPFVLNPKNRPPEMMQHFTLSEQFCRQHFLSGLLLQELKSSLNEVGHVRRHALGIFKDLLAKHELDNRYQQKGQLSRIALLYVPWLGVVMDNIHRIDDLSESGACTPNGHVYADSASYTKRLSCSSSYVFSKDSSTFGSLTSTPRSKNRLTIHCDQASPYRTSVHMKEHNYLAAIAGQPISNGISNLSLNSNTDSGHSQDTTTIGAYTNGDTDVALRNGHNRSVSVTHAQILSRCDKFSSVESKDLLLGFLFIIKHLSQEQMVGWWQNCNESETLQFLSILDLCLLQFRYVGKKSVVIPTETRQGRLAKANTLPARTQPPTCLENGSQEQQPSSGTLNQTREHLLEDMDTLARSQLALYESNLATEVGMIILDCLGLYVLQFRQLLADSLVLPKVARVYLRFLQLGQSERLSKHVFAALRAFINNYAVALFKGNAMLCGQMVYELLKACDSRLVEIRHESCAVLYLLMRSNFEFSGRKALTRVHLQVIISVSQMIGNVIGLNNARFQESLSIINSYANSDKAMKGTGFPMEVKDLTRRVRTVLMATAQMQAHHMDPERLLELQYSLANSYASTPELRHTWLVTMARNHEQNGNLSEAACCHLHIAALMCEYLRLKGGCTLSWSSTAFGKISTNIPLDEQGLKLDAGAQDSQYTEQMLLEQLKLCADFLDRAERFECLGELYKLILPMYERDRSYQDLAHCYEHLTQAYNKIVEVNRSGKRMLGRFYRVVFYGLMYFEEDHAIEFVYKEPKLTSLSEISERLAKQYKEKFGADVVKMIMDSSPVKVDELDAKLAYIQVTHVIPFFSKDELDQRLNEFEQNHDVDTFMYETPFTKSGAARGSVEEQWKRKTVIKTQYSFPYVLKRIPVKSREIIELSPIEVAIDEMQSKVSELEEIILPPADVKKLQLRLQGSVAVTVNAGPLAYAHAFLDAKVVNNFSMDRVGDLKDVFRDFIVVCQKALFLNERIISADQKEYHHVLKENYEKLCQALRPYFVDQNTSNSTHHHSSHINTQNSTHHS; encoded by the exons ATGGAGCGAAAGTTTACGCGCGGCTTAAATAAGCTCGGCTCAGCGGTGCAAATGAGAGAGAATGTCTCTCAGCTGGTGCGAGAGAGCGCGGTTTTG ATGAACTGCACTGGCCGCTATCAGCGTAGCCCCTCCATTGCg aACAAGCCACTCGTGGTGGAGCCGATCGATTTTGAAGCATTTAtagccaaaaataaaactgttATCCAAAATGATCCGCAGAGGGAGTTACTCATCTGTCCCACAGATGATGTATCG GAGATTATCATGCCCCGCAAGCAGCGAACCAATGCCAAATCTGTGGCGGACAGATTCGATCCTCCCAATGAGGCGATTGTGTGTCCCCTTCATGGTCCTTCCATGATAACGAATGGAAATGGACACAGTCAAGTGAGTCGGCAGGGTAGCATACAGTCGAATGGAAGCCACCACAACGGAAATGGTAATGGGCACACAAGCAGCAGTAGTAGCAGCAGCTTGAGCAATTCCAATGGACACGGTCAACTCTCCAGAAAGAGTTCACAGTGCTCGAATGGCTCCTCCAGTCACAAGGATTCCTCATATGAGTCAGCCCTGTCGTCGATTACACTCCGATCGAATTTGGCTCAGCCGGAGGAGGTGGATGAGTTTGCGGACGATGGAAACGGCGAGGATTTAGTCGATGGACAGCCTCACGGATCCAGGGCTGAGTGCACCAGATTCACACGGCAGGCTCTCTACACATACAGGGCTAAGAATCACTTGATCCACTATAAATATAATGCCTACGGTGGAAACTGTCACGATCTACCCAG CATATCGCCTGCTGAGGAATTGGTGGAAGAGGTCTATGAAATCGATGCGGATCAGGATCGCATTGACGAGCAGATGACTCGCTCACAGGCGGACACCATTACCAAGCAGGGATATCTACTAAAAGGACCCGATTCGGCCTCAGATCGAATGTTTGCCAATATTGGCAATAAATCGTTTAAACGACGCTACTGCTATCTGCGACAGGAGATAGATGGAACATATATATTGGAACTGCACAAGGACGAGAAACAGGGCGAAGCCAAAGCCACAATAGTAATGGACTTTTGCACAGATGTGGTTCAG AATCCCAAACGTGGTCGCTTTTGTTTCGAGCTCCGCATGACGACGGGTCATAAATCCTTCACCTTGGCTGCCGAAAACGAACAGGACTTTAAGGACTGGCTCAGCAAGATTTCATCGGTTTTGGCCCAAAATCGCGCACAAGAGGAGAAGCGAAATGCTTCACTGGAGCGGCACCCATCTATTGGCTCGAATCCAAGCCCACAGCTCCAGCCACCCGCAATGGACCCCCCTACCTTTGGCACTTTGAAGGGCTTAGATCAATCACTTCATCCCCAATTGATGAAGTATGGACGAGAAACGGATCACTCGATAGCTTTGGCAAGAAGGGAACAGCGCCGCCGGCTGTTTGCTTGCTATCAGTCACCAGTCAAGGGCAGCGGTAGCGATAATGTAGAGCAGTATCGAGAGCACTTTGGCACACGGTTACTGCTCACCTGTCACAACCTGCGTTTCCGGCTGCAGTGCATTCCCCAGGACGAGGGCTCCGCGGGTGGAGTCGAACAGCAGGTGGAACCCTATATCACCAGCCTGGCATTGTTCGATGCCAAGGCAAACCGAAAATTAAGCGAGAACTTTTACTTTAATGTAAATGAGCAGTGGGCAGCCCAATTATTACCGAATACCCCGGTACCTTCGTCAGTCGCTGGTTGTGGAGTCCCTAGAAAGTCAGCGGAGGGCGATGAAAGGAGCTCTGCTTGCCAGGCTCCACATTCCCTGTTCGATGGAGTGTCTGCCGAGCTGTTGCGATCCAATCGACAGCAATTTCAGCAAATGAGGCAATGTCTGCTTTCCGTGACAGCTCCACATGCAGATATATATTTG GTTGTGCGCATAGAGAAAATACTGCAATCAGGAATAGCCCAGGTTGCCGAACCGTATCTCAAAGCTGGCAAGGATCCAAAGCTAGGCCAAAAAGTCTACAAAGCGGCGAAGAGCTATGCTCAACATATTGGACATTACCGGCAGCCTTTTGCCTGGGCAGCAAGACCGCTCTTCAAGCAATACAGTCACGAATTGGATGTAGATCCCAAAAGGGAGTTTGAGTTCAGTCCCATTTATCGCCAGGAGATACCCAAACTGAAAGATGAGGAACTTCTTAAGCTTTTGGTCGATTATCGCAAACCTGAAAAACTGAGCAAACTAACAATTATTCCTGGCAGTCTTaagatgcagatgcagttcCTGGACCAAACCACACCTTGCAGCTTAAGCAAATCGCTGGCACCCTTGTCCACCTTTAGCCCATCTTCCAAACAACCGCCCACTGTAGAAGTGGCCGAATTCCAAAGCCAAAGTGAACGGGATGCACACCCTTATACCAGTTTCTGTAACCACCTCTATGTGTACCCACTGAGTTTGCAGTTCGACAGTCAGAAACTGTTCTCAAGAGCCAGGAATATTACGGTCGTGGTGGAGCTACGTGATGGCGATGGGGAGTACAGCAAACCCTTAAAG TGCATATATGGTCGTCCTGGTCAGGATCTTTTAGTGTCTCAGATTGCCTGCCCGGTGCTGCATCACAATGTAACGCCCACCTGGTACGAGGAAATCAAGCTACGTCTACCGCTGGGACTATTTCCGGAACACCACCTGCTCTTTTCCTTCTACCATGTGTCATGTAATCTCAGCAAGAAAAGGGATGCGCATGCGGCGTTCGAAACACCTATTGGCTATGCGTGGTTGCCATTGCTTCAGAAGAATCGGATATGCCTGGAGGAACAACAGCTTCCGGTGGCTGCCACATTGCCAGTCGGCTATCTATCCATCCAACCCTTGGGATGGGGCAAAGGG CAGAACTGCGGTCCGGATATCCAGTGGATCGACAACCAGAGGAATTTATATACGGTGGGACTGCGTATGGATTCCACGGTTCTGACTGCCGATCAGCACTTGCACAACTTTTTTGGACACTGTGAAAGATTGCTGGAGGGGGGCAAAACTGGAGCAGTgccagcggaaacggaaacctGCAAGATCTTGAAAGCTGCCCACGCCATTGATATGAATTCGTTGATTAACTATTTACCCACGGTTCTCAATGAGCTGTTTACTCTGCTAGTTCACACTCAGTCGGAAGAAATCGGCTTGAATGTAATCCGCTTGATTACAAACATCATCCATTTGATCAGTGATCAGGCGAAAAGATCCGATCTCTTGGGAGCCTATGTAAAATACGTATTTCACGCACCCTACTACAGCCAACAAACTGCTAGGCAAAGGACTGTTCATGGAGAACTCTGCAAGCATTTGCCCTACCTCCTTAATCCTAGCAATCCGGATTTCCTCATCGTGAACAAGTTCATGAGATACTCGTCGATATTCTTTGATCTGATTATAAAAAGCATGGCTCAGCACTTGTTGACCACCGGTAGGATTCGAATGCTCCGCAACGAGCGGTTTCCCAAGGAATATGGGGATCGTGTGGAACAGTTGATTAAGGCACTAATGCCCTACATAACCACACGATTTGAGGATTTAAGTGAGGAAACTCATTTGTTGAATCGATCTTTGGCCAAGTTTGTTCGCCAGTGTCTGAGCTACATGGACCGAGGATTTGTCTTTCGCTTGATCCGCTGTTATATGGCAGAATTTTCGCCTGGTAATCCGAGGATACTTCACGAATACAAGTTCAACTTTTTGCAGGAGATCTGCCAGCATGAGCATTATGTGCCACTTAATCTGCCATTTGTTTTGAATCCAAAGAACAGACCTCCTGAGATGATGCAGCACTTCACTCTTTCCGAACAATTCTGTAGGCAACATTTTCTTTCCGGATTACTACTCCAGGAACTGAAAAGTAGCCTCAATGAAGTGGGTCATGTAAGGAGACATGCGCTTGGCATTTTCAAAGATCTCTTGGCCAAACACGAGTTGGATAACCGATATCAGCAGAAAGGTCAGCTCTCAAGGATTGCCCTGCTCTATGTTCCGTGGTTGGGCGTCGTGATGGACAACATCCATCGTATTGATGATTTATCGGAGTCTGGAGCTTGTACGCCCAATGGACACGTTTATGCGGACTCCGCTTCCTATACTAAGCGCTTGAGTTGTTCAAGTAGCTATGTGTTCAGCAAGGACTCTTCCACTTTTGGCTCTTTGACGTCGACGCCGCGTTCAAAGAATCGTCTGACTATACACTGTGATCAAGCGAGTCCATACCGCACCTCGGTTCACATGAAGGAGCACAACTATCTGGCCGCTATCGCTGGACAACCCATTAGCAATGGGATCTCAAATCTCTCACTAAATTCAAATACGGACTCGGGG CACTCTCAGGACACCACCACAATAGGAGCCTATACGAATGGAGACACAGATGTGGCCCTACGAAATGGGCACAATCGCTCAGTGAGTGTTACCCATGCACAGATCCTGTCCCGCTGCGATAAGTTCAGTTCTGTGGAAAGCAAGGATCTTCTCCTGGGCTTTCTTTTCATCATTAAACACCTTTCACAAGAGCAAATGGTTGGTTGGTGGCAAAACTGCAATGAATCCGAGACTCTGCAGTTTCTCTCCATTCTGGATCTCTGCCTGCTGCAATTTCGATATGTGGGCAAGAAAAGTGTAGTGATACCTACAGAAACCCGTCAGGGACGTTTGGCCAAGGCCAACACACTTCCAGCTAGGACTCAACCACCCACATGCTTGGAAAACGGCAGTCAGGAACAGCAGCCATCAAGTGGAACCCTGAATCAAACCCGGGAACACCTATTAGAGGACATGGATACACTAGCTAGAAGTCAGTTGGCTCTCTATGAATCGAATTTGGCCACCGAAGTGGGCATGATTATTTTGGACTGCTTAGGGCTGTATGTCCTGCAGTTCAGACAACTTTTGGCCGATAGTTTAGTCCTGCCCAAGGTGGCCAGAGTTTACCTGAGATTCCTGCAGTTGGGTCAATCAGAAAGGCTCTCCAAACACGTATTTGCAGCTCTGCGAGCATTTATTAACAACTATGCAGTGGCCCTTTTCAAAGGAAATGCCATGTTGTGTGGTCAGATGGTTTATGAGCTCCTTAAGGCCTGCGATAGTCGCCTAGTGGAGATTCGCCACGAATCCTGCGCTGTTTTATATCTTCTCATGCGCAGTAACTTCGAATTCAGTGGCCGAAAAGCCCTAACCCGCGTACACTTGCAAGTTATTATCTCAGTATCCCAGATGATTGGCAACGTAATTGGACTGAACAATGCTAGATTCCAAGAAAGCTTGTCGATCATCAATAGCTATGCGAATAGCGATAAGGCGATGAAGGGCACAGGCTTTCCTATGGAGGTCAAAGACCTAACGCGTCGAGTGCGTACTGTACTTATGGCCACTGCCCAAATGCAGGCTCATCATATGGATCCTGAAAGATTGCTGGAACTGCAGTATTCCCTGGCCAATTCGTATGCCTCGACACCAGAACTTCGCCATACTTGGTTAGTGACCATGGCCAGAAATCACGAGCAGAATGGGAATCTGTCGGAGGCTGCCTGTTGCCATCTCCACATTGCTGCTTTAATGTGCGAATATCTCCGATTAAAAGGAGGTTGCACTCTTAGTTGGTCATCCACTGCATTCGGAAAGATATCTACGAATATACCCCTAGATGAGCAAGGTCTCAAACTGGATGCCGGTGCTCAGGATTCCCAGTACACAGAACAAATGCTTCTGGAGCAGCTTAAGCTATGTGCTGACTTCTTGGACCGCGCTGAAAGATTTGAGTGCCTTGGAGAGCTCTACAAACTCATCCTGCCCATGTACGAAAGAGATCGTAGTTACCAGGACCTGGCACACTGCTATGAGCATCTCACACAAGCCTataataaaatagttgaaGTGAATCGCTCAGGAAAGAGAATGTTGGGTCGCTTTTACAGGGTTGTATTTTATGGATTG ATGTACTTTGAAGAAGATCATGCCATCGAGTTTGTGTACAAGGAGCCCAAGCTAACATCACTCAGCGAAATCTCTGAGCGACTGGCCAAACAGTACAAAGAAAAGTTTGGAGCAGATGTAGTTAAGATGATCATGGATTCGTCACCG GTTAAAGTAGACGAACTTGATGCCAAACTTGCCTACATACAGGTCACCCATGTGATTCCTTTCTTCTCCAAGGACGAGCTAGACCAAAGGCTAAATGAATTCGAGCAGAATCATGATGTGGACACTTTTATGTACGAGACTCCGTTCACCAAATCGGGTGCAGCCCGTGGCAGCGTAGAAGAACAATGGAAGCGCAAGACGGTTATAAAAA CTCAATACTCCTTCCCATATGTTCTTAAACGTATACCCGTAAAGTCCCGTGAAATCATAGAACTGAGCCCCATTGAGGTGGCCATCGATGAAATGCAATCCAAGGTTTCAGAGCTGGAGGAGATCATTCTCCCACCGGCCGATGTGAAGAAGTTGCAGTTGCGTCTGCAGGGAAGTGTGGCGGTGACTGTAAATGCTGGTCCTTTAGCATACGCTCATGCCTTTCTCGATGCAAAGGTGGTTAACAACTTCTCAATGGATCGCGTCGGAGATCTAAAGGATGTTTTTCG CGACTTCATTGTGGTGTGTCAGAAGGCCCTGTTCCTCAACGAGCGTATCATTAGCGCTGACCAGAAGGAGTACCATCATGTGCTCAAGGAGAACTACGAGAAGCTGTGCCAGGCGCTCA GACCGTATTTtgttgatcaaaataccagcAACAGCACCCATCACCACAGTTCCCACATAAACACACAGAACTCCACACACCATTCATAA